gttttgatgattaaaGCCGTCTATTTTCAGAAAACATTATGATAGTTACTAATTACTTGAGGATATTATTCTTAATTAAGATCATTtgcacataaaaataaaataaattgaagattaaTCATGTACGTAGAGGATGATGAAGAATAATCCGAATTTAAGCATTGCAATGCGTATTTCTAGAGGGTCCATTGAATtatgaatagaaaaaacaaatacttcaTTGTTTTAAGTAAGGAATAGCAAACAATCATTGATGGGAAGAGCTGGGACGTGTGCAAATTGCAGGTAGGGGGTCCTTGTGTGTGGGGCCTATCTTGTATCTTGATAGATCAGCACGTCTTTGTTGACCTCTGGAAAAATCAAAGAGATTTCGAGAGCCCCTTGTCAACAAATTTGAGTAAAGATGTTGTGTGCCCACTCTTTTGATTTTATCGTCTCCTCTCATTGACTTGCTTGACttcaaaagagagagaaggagaaaacaCCGTTCATCTGGACAcggtttattattaaaataaatagtaatttttagttAGGGTAAAATAATCTttgtattaaaacaattttaatattctaaaattgATCGGAGAGAAGAGAggtattttacattttaattgtATAGTAAATTTACATCATTACTCTtaagagaaataatttttttttgcttttattgatGGTTACTTTTGtacatagaaaaaatatatagtaaaataatatatctatcctagagataaagaaaaaaacttatttgcaAATGGAAggcttttttgtaattttattttttgtttcacgGTAAAAATATCTTGGCTTCTTTGATGTCAAATAGTCTAACGGTTAAaagatttttgtttagttttgttgttggttttttttttctttttgtaattaatGAGTTGAGGTGAggtcatttaaatattttaataaataaaaaaggaattaaaaaaacacaccaaCACGTGTTGCACATGCATCAACCGCTCCGTTGTCTTAGGACAATACATGCAGCCAATTCAGGTGGCCaaaattttcgtttcaaggtcGCTTCCAATGCGTCTCGGCGTGTTCTTCATGAAAAAGTGGCCACGTGCATGGATAAGTTTGTTAGTTTGTTGTCGATGAccattccttttttcttcttctttctttactcTCTTTTCCTCGGTCTTTGCATCTATCCTGCAATCTTTCAAATTAGTCATTAaacttccctttcttttttattttatccatgttcttttggttattatttgttttattttaaataatttatgtatttgaatttcatcctcattcaagttcttgctttgtcaaatttggttctcattcttttaattgttatttatagaatctgagataatttttttatttgatttttttccgaATTCACcgttcattattattttttatcagatttcatccttattctcttgattattgttttttttcctgcaaaCTTTTGTATGTTGAGTTTTTATACTCGATTTCATCTCcaacttttacttttttttttggattttatcttCTTGATCAAGCTCTCGTGTCTAGTATTTCACGGGTTGCaaatatttgagataattttagttgttttatttatttttttaaaataatattatttaatttttttttattgacataaatTAATCTATCTAATTAATGACTAGGATCTAACGTGAGTCaagttaaataaatatgtaatttgTATGGTGgacatgaaaaaaagagaaaagaagtaaGAAACATGTACAGCCATAAGATATTatctacttttttcttttaatagaaAATCCAGTTCACATGTTTCTGTCATATCATGGAGGAGTTATTTCTTTACTCATTATTTGGCTGTCACTTAGCAACAATTTAGATCGAGGTCGATGTTCTTGGAACGCATCCTGTGGTAAAAGAGACTCGAGAGTGTGGTTGCTTTAACCATGCTATCATCCggttaatattttcatattcttcACAGCTCCAGTTTTCAACTtctttctagagagagagattgatatCACCAAAGcacaattttttataataaatattcagAAGTTAATTACATGATGcatattttacatatataataactaaaaattcaCATACTTTtgaaattggaattttttttattatcaatattctTTCCTTGAATATctcatcaaatattaaattttaggtGTCACTCACTCCATTACTCCATCGTTGaaaattcataatatatatatatatatatatatatatatatatatatatatatatataattcactaTACTAACCCCCTCAAGTTCAACGATGATTAACGTTGTTTACCTTGAAACCAGCCAGACCGGTCACCAGGTTACAAAAATGATGATGTCAACCAATTTTGGACTCTATTTAACCAATAACTCCAGCTTTGCTGCATCCCCAACTTCCAAGTTTTCATGGTGCATAGGGCTATAACACTAGCACTGCTTAGCTTAAACCATCTCTCTGTCTCTCCGTCGCTTTAAGTTGTTTAGGCATAGATATCATGGCTACAGGTCAAAACACAGAAGGGGATGCCAATCCCAGCCAACCCGCATTAGATAGAACACTTGCAGATTTTGATCCTGTGAAGAAACCAAAACGAAACAAATTTGCTTTTGCTTGTGCAATCTTAGCTTCCATGACTTCAGTCTTGCTTGGTTATGGTGAGtactttattttctcttaagCCGTTCCTTTTTCCAATATTATTCATTTGGTATCATACAAATGCTTTCACTGCTTTTCTTCTACTTAATTATCCCTTTCATCACTTGGATATGTATTGCTGCAAGAAAAagatttcaagaaattaaactagccgTGCTAACCCTCAATGAAGAAtgaaacttgagaaaataaatgccgttatttttttttattgcaattgttttttgtctttgtGTGAATCATGCCTTGATTTTTGTATCATTATCCTAACAGCTTGTTTCCCATCATATTTTGTCAATAGATATCGGAGTAATGAGTGGAGCCAACATCTACATCCAAGATGACCTTAAAATCAGTGACTTGCAAGTAGCATTGCTTGTGGGAACTCTTAACTTATACTCTCTTGTTGGCTCAGCCGCTGCTGGCCGGACCTCTGATCGGATTGGTCGTCGATACACAATTGTGATGGCCGGAgccattttctttcttggatCTATACTCATGGGATTTGCCACAAATTATGCCTTCCTCATGGTTGGTCGCTTTGTCGCCGGTGTCGGTGTCGGTTATGCCCTCATGATTGCCCCTGTTTACACTGCTGAAGTCTCTCCAGCCTCTTCCCGTGGATTTCTCACCTCATTCCCGGAAGTAAGTATACATATATTTAACTATTTAGTACGTGGCTAGTTTGGGATTAAgaggtttattttaattgtagttTTAGGTTTGAGTCATGTGGTTGTTAACATGGTGGCTACTAAAGGCTTATatagttgttaacttcagggtccgtaggattagtcgaagtgcgcACACGCAAGCTAGCTCAGACACcgaacttaataaaaaaaaatatacatatatttaaattcattttctttaattttccaaaaaaaattgttgctttaagacttgtgttttaaaatttcttttaaacaagagagattaaaaaattgcaaataaaatgGTATTCttactaatttaatttcaaatctttTAAGAGagttttatagtatttttcacGGGCATTAAGAAAAAGCATTAAATATTGTCgactcatatattttttttattgtattttaaaaataaatgtagttaaataaaaaaagtgtaactttaatttttataaagggataaaataataaaattttatactcAATTCTTGAACTTTTTGATAAAAGACATTCAAAAAGAGAAGGACTCTCTTTATGAGATATAGAATGAGTGTTTGGGTGTTTAATATGTAATTATGTACTGAAAATGGTTTCCAAGAGTAAACAATAGCCTTGAAAAGTTTAGTTTGAAATACtcttaaaattctaataaatgCACAAGAATCCCACTTTTAGCAATTTGAAtgttgaaaaaaactaaaatctggGGATTTGATATCAACATCACCTTTGTGATTCTGTATCTTGTGCAGGTATTCATAAATGCTGGGATCTTACTAGGATATGTATCCAATTATGCCTTCTCTAAGCTCCCAACTAACTTGGGTTGGCGATTCATGCTTGGAATTGGAGCAATTCCTTCAGTTTTCTTAGCTTTGGTTGTTTTAGGCATGCCCGAGTCTCCACGTTGGCTAGTCATGCAAGGTCGCCTTGGTGAAGCTAGGAAAGTTCTTGACAAAACTTCTGATTCTAAAGAAGAATCTCAACAAAGATTATCAGACATAAAAGAAGCTGCCGGGATCCCTCAAGATTGCAACGATGATATTGTCCATGTGCAAAAACAGAGTCATGGTGAAGGTGTTTGGAAAGA
This region of Populus trichocarpa isolate Nisqually-1 chromosome 9, P.trichocarpa_v4.1, whole genome shotgun sequence genomic DNA includes:
- the LOC7456387 gene encoding polyol transporter 5 produces the protein MATGQNTEGDANPSQPALDRTLADFDPVKKPKRNKFAFACAILASMTSVLLGYDIGVMSGANIYIQDDLKISDLQVALLVGTLNLYSLVGSAAAGRTSDRIGRRYTIVMAGAIFFLGSILMGFATNYAFLMVGRFVAGVGVGYALMIAPVYTAEVSPASSRGFLTSFPEVFINAGILLGYVSNYAFSKLPTNLGWRFMLGIGAIPSVFLALVVLGMPESPRWLVMQGRLGEARKVLDKTSDSKEESQQRLSDIKEAAGIPQDCNDDIVHVQKQSHGEGVWKELLIYPTPAVRHILICGIGIHFFQQASGIDAVVLYSPRIFEKAGITSSNDKLLATVAVGFTKTVFILVATFLLDRIGRRPLLLSSVGGMVLSLATLGFGLTMIDHSDEKLPWAVALSIAMVLAYVSFFSIGMGPITWVYSSEIFPLKLRAQGTSMGVAVNRVTSGVISTTFILLYKAITIGGSFFLFAGVAAVGWLFFYACLPETRGRTLEDMEVLFGSFFKWRSALKDEQRKEVSSGENGGQIQMGTKAQE